A single genomic interval of Candidatus Babeliales bacterium harbors:
- the mnmG gene encoding tRNA uridine-5-carboxymethylaminomethyl(34) synthesis enzyme MnmG, whose product MNTQFDVIVIGGGHAGVEAAYAAAKMGSKTALVTLDANKIATMPCNPSIGGLGKGHIVYEVSALGGLMPQLASKTYLQARMLNTSKGPAVQGLRLQIDKYAYSRAAKEMLSQVKNLTIVSIMAQEIMTEDVDGKRRITGVRAADGTELTAPCVVVTTGTFMSGLVHIGLTRYKAGRRGEAASYGLSESIAHAMGVKVGRLKTGTPPRIERASIDFSKLEEQPPQKLDYLYQFEHEEVVDQMPCYIAQTNETTHQHIRDNLHLSAMYSGNIKGRGPRYCPSIEDKIGRFPDKNTHHVFVEPESKEVDEIYPAGLSTSLPLDVQEAYIRSMEGFENAVISKCGYAIEYDFIQPNNLTHALEAKTVEGLFLAGQLNGTTGYEEAAGQGIIAGINAHLRRTGQPPFILNRHESYIGVMIDDMVTLGVDEPYRMFTSRAERRLLLRQDNVFLRIMPYAHKLGLIDNELFARFQAERDVIKKSVSLIRGAGSTSQLFKAFQVVEFTDAAQAHARALLEYALQEKEIPSAALSSRALLGVHAEIRYEGYLRKEELEVEKALRYQGLEIPTALDFRKISGLNAEMQEKLVRYQPKNIAQAQLIPGITPAAISLLIFSVRKG is encoded by the coding sequence ATGAACACACAGTTTGATGTAATAGTTATTGGTGGTGGCCACGCCGGTGTTGAAGCCGCGTACGCTGCTGCAAAAATGGGTTCTAAAACAGCACTCGTCACGCTTGATGCAAACAAAATTGCAACCATGCCGTGCAACCCTTCAATTGGCGGTTTGGGCAAAGGGCACATCGTGTACGAAGTCAGTGCGCTTGGCGGGCTCATGCCACAACTTGCATCAAAAACGTATTTGCAAGCGCGCATGCTCAACACCAGTAAAGGGCCGGCCGTGCAAGGCTTGCGTTTACAAATCGACAAATATGCTTACAGTCGTGCCGCAAAAGAAATGCTTTCACAGGTAAAAAATTTAACCATCGTTTCAATTATGGCGCAAGAAATTATGACCGAAGATGTTGACGGCAAACGTCGCATCACTGGCGTGCGCGCAGCAGATGGTACTGAATTAACAGCGCCATGCGTGGTGGTAACCACCGGTACGTTCATGAGCGGGCTGGTGCACATTGGTCTTACGCGTTACAAAGCGGGCAGACGTGGTGAAGCAGCATCGTACGGTCTTTCAGAATCTATTGCACACGCGATGGGCGTAAAGGTTGGTCGTTTAAAAACCGGCACGCCGCCGCGCATTGAACGTGCGAGCATTGATTTTTCAAAGCTTGAAGAGCAGCCGCCGCAAAAATTAGATTATCTTTATCAGTTTGAGCACGAAGAAGTAGTTGACCAAATGCCGTGCTACATTGCGCAAACCAATGAAACTACACATCAGCACATTCGCGACAACTTACATCTTTCTGCCATGTATTCTGGCAACATTAAAGGTCGCGGTCCGCGCTATTGCCCATCAATTGAAGACAAAATTGGGCGCTTCCCTGACAAAAATACGCATCACGTTTTTGTTGAACCAGAAAGCAAAGAGGTTGACGAAATCTATCCCGCCGGCCTTTCAACATCGCTTCCGCTTGATGTGCAAGAAGCGTACATTCGCAGCATGGAAGGTTTTGAAAACGCGGTCATTAGCAAATGTGGCTACGCAATTGAATATGACTTTATTCAACCAAACAATTTAACGCACGCGTTGGAAGCCAAAACGGTTGAGGGGTTATTTCTTGCAGGCCAGCTCAATGGCACCACCGGCTACGAAGAAGCGGCAGGGCAAGGAATTATTGCCGGCATTAATGCGCATTTGCGCCGCACTGGTCAGCCGCCATTTATTTTGAATCGGCACGAAAGTTATATCGGCGTTATGATTGACGATATGGTAACGCTGGGCGTTGATGAGCCGTATCGCATGTTTACCTCGCGCGCCGAGCGCCGCTTGTTGCTGCGTCAAGACAATGTCTTTTTGCGCATCATGCCGTATGCTCACAAGCTTGGTTTAATTGATAATGAACTCTTTGCGCGCTTCCAAGCAGAACGCGATGTTATTAAAAAAAGTGTGAGTTTAATTCGTGGTGCGGGCAGCACCAGTCAGCTGTTCAAAGCATTTCAGGTTGTTGAGTTTACTGATGCCGCGCAGGCGCACGCGCGTGCATTGCTCGAGTACGCGTTGCAAGAAAAAGAGATACCAAGTGCTGCTCTTTCAAGCCGCGCCTTGTTGGGCGTGCATGCCGAAATTCGTTATGAAGGGTACTTGCGCAAAGAAGAGCTAGAAGTAGAAAAGGCCCTGCGTTACCAGGGCCTCGAGATTCCTACCGCGTTAGATTTTCGCAAAATTTCCGGCCTTAATGCCGAGATGCAAGAAAAGTTAGTGCGCTATCAACCTAAAAACATTGCGCAAGCTCAGCTGATTCCGGGCATAACGCCTGCAGCCATTTCGCTGCTGATCTTTAGCGTGCGCAAGGGTTAG
- the sufB gene encoding Fe-S cluster assembly protein SufB yields the protein MTEQHIPNSSEQRGDFFVPEAFSYKSERGLTEEIVRTISAQKNEPAWMLELRLKALQEFLERPMQSWGPDLSALNIDDIYYYLKPVGKQERTWDDVPDDIKNTFDRLGVPQAERQHLAGLGAQYESEVVYHNLKQEWVDQGVVFLDTDSGLKQYPDLFKEYFGKIIPFNDNKFAALNTAVWSGGSFIYVPKGVHITVPLQAYFRINAEKMGQFERTLIIADEGAIVSYVEGCTAPTYVTSSLHSAVVEIVARPGARVRYYTIQNWSKNVYNLVTKRAYAYKDAFVEWIDCNLGSGITMKYPAVILKEEGARAEILSIAMANSPHQIQDSGGKISHEAPNTSSRIISKSISTKGGRCSYRGAVKVPAGMTNCKSFVQCDALILDSASRTDTYPYIEISEPEVDIGHEASVSKISEDQLFYLMSRGLDDAASRNLIVNGFIEPLVKTLPMEFAVEMNRLIELEMEGSVG from the coding sequence ATGACAGAGCAGCACATTCCCAATTCTAGCGAGCAGCGCGGCGATTTCTTTGTTCCGGAAGCCTTTTCTTACAAGTCTGAGCGTGGCCTGACCGAAGAGATTGTTCGCACCATTTCGGCTCAAAAAAACGAGCCAGCCTGGATGCTTGAGCTGCGGCTTAAAGCTTTGCAGGAGTTTTTAGAGCGGCCCATGCAAAGTTGGGGCCCCGATCTTTCTGCCTTAAATATCGACGATATTTATTACTATCTTAAGCCGGTTGGCAAGCAAGAACGTACCTGGGACGATGTTCCCGATGATATCAAAAATACATTCGACCGTTTGGGCGTGCCACAAGCCGAACGCCAACATTTGGCCGGCCTGGGCGCTCAGTACGAATCTGAAGTGGTCTATCACAATCTTAAGCAAGAGTGGGTAGACCAGGGCGTTGTATTCTTAGATACCGACTCTGGTTTAAAGCAGTATCCCGATCTTTTCAAAGAATATTTTGGCAAAATTATCCCGTTTAATGACAACAAATTTGCGGCACTCAACACGGCGGTGTGGAGTGGCGGTAGCTTTATTTATGTGCCCAAAGGTGTTCATATCACCGTTCCGCTGCAGGCGTATTTTCGTATCAATGCAGAAAAAATGGGCCAGTTTGAGCGTACGCTCATTATTGCCGACGAAGGTGCCATAGTGAGTTATGTTGAGGGCTGTACCGCCCCAACCTACGTTACCAGCTCGTTGCATTCGGCCGTTGTTGAAATTGTGGCAAGACCTGGCGCGCGTGTGCGGTATTACACCATTCAAAACTGGTCAAAGAATGTGTACAACTTGGTTACCAAGCGTGCGTATGCGTACAAAGATGCGTTTGTGGAATGGATCGACTGCAATTTGGGTAGCGGCATTACCATGAAATATCCAGCAGTTATCTTGAAAGAAGAAGGTGCGCGCGCAGAGATATTGTCGATTGCTATGGCAAACTCGCCCCACCAAATTCAAGATTCTGGTGGTAAAATTTCACACGAAGCGCCTAACACCAGCTCGCGCATTATTTCAAAATCGATTAGTACCAAGGGCGGTCGCTGCAGTTATCGCGGTGCGGTAAAAGTGCCAGCCGGCATGACTAACTGCAAATCGTTTGTGCAATGCGACGCGCTTATTTTAGATTCTGCATCACGAACCGATACGTATCCCTACATCGAAATTAGTGAGCCAGAAGTTGATATTGGCCATGAGGCTTCGGTGAGTAAAATTAGCGAAGATCAATTGTTTTATTTGATGAGCCGCGGGCTTGATGATGCGGCTTCGCGCAATTTGATTGTGAATGGTTTTATTGAGCCGCTGGTCAAAACGCTGCCAATGGAGTTTGCTGTTGAAATGAACCGCTTGATTGAGCTTGAAATGGAAGGCAGTGTGGGATAA
- a CDS encoding SufD family Fe-S cluster assembly protein: MTQIIKQSATLRNGPVNLSWIFSDQLDEVQAPPVPAETPRLFTVLIPDGASIEVTDDLHELGWINTTLELLVGTNATLTYTLKATQGIEHVLNGSQLVVDATVLNRTINVRLVGQGARATIRCLCFGFGKKTFKFKTLQDHQAPDATSSLVIKTVLDDQSQLICHNLIKVQKNAQRTDAEQENKNILLARGARAVSIPMLEIEADDVRCQHGAAVSRLDNEHLFYLQSRGLDVQQTRQMLIESFLS, translated from the coding sequence ATGACACAAATTATCAAACAATCCGCAACCCTGCGCAATGGCCCGGTTAACCTTTCGTGGATTTTTTCAGATCAGTTGGACGAGGTTCAGGCGCCACCGGTGCCAGCAGAAACACCACGACTTTTTACGGTGCTTATTCCCGACGGAGCTTCAATTGAGGTTACCGATGATCTGCATGAACTTGGTTGGATTAACACTACGCTTGAATTATTAGTTGGTACCAACGCAACGCTTACGTACACGCTCAAAGCAACGCAGGGTATTGAACATGTGTTGAATGGTAGCCAGCTCGTTGTTGATGCAACGGTGCTAAACCGCACCATCAACGTTCGTTTGGTTGGTCAGGGCGCGCGTGCAACAATCCGTTGTTTGTGTTTTGGTTTTGGCAAAAAAACATTCAAATTTAAAACGTTGCAAGACCATCAAGCACCCGACGCTACCAGTAGTTTAGTTATTAAGACGGTGTTGGATGACCAGTCGCAATTAATTTGTCATAACTTAATTAAAGTTCAAAAAAATGCCCAGCGGACCGATGCTGAGCAAGAGAACAAAAATATTTTGCTTGCGCGTGGTGCGCGTGCGGTATCTATCCCCATGCTTGAAATTGAAGCTGACGATGTTCGCTGTCAGCATGGAGCGGCGGTGAGTAGGCTTGATAACGAGCATTTATTTTATTTGCAAAGCCGTGGGCTTGATGTGCAGCAAACGCGCCAGATGTTGATTGAGTCTTTTTTGAGTTAG
- a CDS encoding polyphenol oxidase family protein — MIIKKQNYSIFFGDMHTCPVHYQSPGFPLFCEKLRSKNALRNIVLLKQVHGVDGMSINATTQLPEPVVLYPQDGDYLLTDQVGVGLAVLTADCMPVVLCDVARGVVGIAHAGWRGTVTGVVVNLVEHMQQAFGCLPSQLQVYFGPSARTCCYQVQPDFRQYLEPFAGHELLLEREGKLFFDQAACNKFQLVQAGVVPENIDTSQHICTICDHRFHSFRRQKAQAGRNVSVVWLPSRRPS; from the coding sequence ATGATTATAAAAAAACAAAACTATTCTATCTTTTTTGGTGATATGCACACGTGTCCCGTGCATTACCAATCTCCAGGCTTTCCCCTTTTTTGTGAAAAATTGCGTAGCAAAAATGCGCTGCGTAACATTGTGCTGCTCAAGCAAGTGCACGGTGTTGACGGCATGAGCATTAACGCAACCACGCAGCTGCCCGAGCCGGTTGTACTTTATCCGCAGGACGGTGATTATTTGTTGACCGACCAGGTTGGGGTGGGGCTGGCGGTGCTTACCGCCGACTGCATGCCGGTGGTACTGTGCGATGTGGCCCGCGGTGTGGTTGGCATTGCGCATGCCGGTTGGCGCGGCACGGTAACTGGCGTTGTGGTCAACCTGGTTGAGCATATGCAGCAGGCTTTTGGCTGCCTGCCGAGTCAGTTGCAGGTCTACTTTGGCCCTTCGGCCCGTACCTGCTGCTACCAAGTACAGCCTGACTTTAGACAGTACCTAGAGCCTTTTGCGGGGCACGAGTTACTGCTTGAGCGTGAGGGCAAGCTCTTTTTTGATCAAGCTGCCTGCAACAAGTTCCAGCTGGTTCAAGCTGGCGTCGTGCCTGAAAATATTGATACCTCTCAGCATATTTGTACCATTTGCGACCATCGTTTCCATTCTTTTCGTCGCCAAAAGGCACAGGCTGGTAGGAACGTTTCTGTTGTGTGGCTCCCTTCGAGACGCCCTTCGTAA
- a CDS encoding serine hydroxymethyltransferase, producing the protein MKTQANQKSQAISHVFDLIDQEKRRQEETICLIASENYASPQVLEASGSVLTNKYAEGYPGRRYYAGCQVVDEVENAARDLGKQLFNAEHLNVQPHSGSSANFAVYMSKLKPGDTVLGMHINAGGHLTHGHKLNFSGKLFNFVPYGVSPEDERIDYDELEILANQHQPKMIVAGASAYSRFLDFKRLAQIATDNHALLLVDMAHIAGLVAAGVHPNPVPYADIVTSTTHKTLRGPRGGMILSKADHAPDIDRTIIPGTQGGPLMHVVAAKAVCFAQALEPSFKTYQEQVVKNAKAMAHAFGQLGYRIVAGGTDNHLFLVDLQPKNSSSSIITITGKLVEETLEKCGIMLNRNLIPFDTQGPMIASGIRIGTPAVTTRGFKEHDVVQLVHWIDEAVRRHDDDAFLKGLKAEVSALCKRFPVYN; encoded by the coding sequence ATGAAGACACAAGCCAACCAAAAAAGCCAAGCAATCAGTCATGTTTTCGATCTGATCGACCAAGAAAAAAGGCGCCAAGAAGAGACTATCTGCCTGATAGCCTCAGAAAACTACGCCAGCCCGCAGGTTTTAGAGGCCTCCGGCTCGGTCTTGACCAACAAATATGCCGAAGGCTACCCCGGCAGGCGTTATTATGCCGGCTGCCAGGTAGTGGACGAAGTTGAAAATGCCGCACGCGACCTGGGCAAGCAGCTCTTTAACGCCGAGCACCTCAACGTTCAGCCCCACTCAGGCTCATCGGCCAACTTTGCGGTTTATATGAGCAAGCTCAAGCCGGGCGATACGGTGCTGGGCATGCACATCAACGCCGGCGGGCACTTGACCCACGGCCATAAACTCAACTTTTCTGGCAAACTTTTTAACTTTGTGCCATACGGCGTTTCGCCCGAAGATGAGCGCATTGATTATGACGAGCTTGAAATTTTGGCCAACCAGCACCAGCCTAAAATGATTGTTGCCGGCGCTTCGGCCTATTCACGCTTTTTAGACTTTAAACGTTTAGCACAAATCGCTACCGACAACCACGCACTATTGCTGGTAGACATGGCACACATTGCCGGCCTGGTGGCCGCGGGCGTGCACCCAAACCCAGTTCCCTATGCCGATATTGTTACCAGCACCACCCACAAAACGTTGCGTGGCCCGCGCGGTGGCATGATTTTGAGCAAGGCTGACCACGCGCCCGACATCGACCGCACTATCATCCCTGGCACACAAGGCGGCCCACTGATGCACGTGGTTGCAGCTAAAGCGGTTTGTTTTGCCCAAGCGCTTGAACCAAGCTTTAAAACGTATCAGGAACAAGTGGTAAAAAATGCCAAAGCCATGGCACATGCATTTGGCCAACTTGGCTACCGCATTGTTGCTGGCGGCACCGATAATCATTTATTTCTTGTTGATCTGCAGCCAAAAAATAGCTCAAGTTCAATCATAACCATTACAGGAAAATTGGTTGAAGAAACGCTGGAAAAATGCGGCATCATGTTAAACCGCAACTTGATTCCGTTTGATACGCAAGGGCCCATGATTGCGAGCGGTATCCGCATTGGCACGCCGGCAGTTACCACGCGCGGTTTTAAAGAGCACGATGTGGTTCAGCTGGTCCATTGGATTGATGAAGCCGTGCGCCGCCATGATGATGATGCTTTTTTGAAGGGGCTCAAAGCTGAAGTTAGCGCACTGTGCAAACGGTTTCCGGTGTACAACTAG
- a CDS encoding FAD-dependent oxidoreductase gives MYKKIVSCAFVLTFFSGCFQADQVSKQAKRSYQLAHVSFDQVTYPVVVLGGGIAGFTAANYLVQANVPTVVLEGPKPGGALAQSPSVRNWPGVLDAPGADIMKSLREQAVHYGATVLPESVTSVRFDAWPFELDVRDVNTNATRTIKALSCIVATGAEPNYLGIPGEQEFWGKGVTNCAVCDGGLCKGKDVVVVGGGDSAVLEAAYLAGIARSVTLVVRKDYFRANDKKKRDQVLALPNVTVLYNTRVTQVHGDGKHMTHLSLENDTAKTKRPMDGLFLAIGARPNTGIVANALELDAHGYLVLKNGQATSVDGVFAAGDVCDPVYKQAVTSAGGGCAAALQVQAFLDDLGFNAHMLTQPKVVPSTPVDVAPSAPRAVPAQAVDAGPAVALLNDNQAITQFIQQQSKPIIIDLSAEWCMPCKRLAPIFEKLAGKYRNDISCAKVDINKVDVQALTNAVGGEVIDGVPTLLFIKDGQEVGRLVGLLPADELEKNFKILASS, from the coding sequence ATGTATAAAAAGATTGTTTCGTGTGCCTTCGTTCTTACTTTTTTCTCAGGCTGTTTTCAGGCCGATCAAGTGAGCAAGCAAGCTAAGCGCAGTTACCAACTGGCGCACGTTTCATTTGATCAAGTTACCTATCCCGTTGTGGTGCTGGGTGGTGGCATTGCTGGTTTTACGGCAGCAAATTATTTGGTACAAGCAAATGTTCCTACCGTTGTTTTAGAAGGTCCAAAGCCGGGCGGCGCGTTGGCACAATCACCATCAGTACGCAACTGGCCAGGCGTTCTTGATGCACCGGGCGCCGATATTATGAAAAGTTTGCGTGAGCAGGCAGTGCATTATGGCGCTACCGTGTTGCCCGAAAGTGTAACAAGTGTGCGGTTTGATGCGTGGCCGTTTGAGCTTGACGTGCGCGATGTTAACACCAACGCTACGCGCACCATTAAAGCATTGAGTTGCATTGTTGCTACCGGCGCTGAGCCAAACTATCTTGGTATTCCTGGTGAGCAAGAGTTTTGGGGCAAGGGTGTTACCAACTGCGCCGTGTGCGATGGTGGCTTGTGCAAAGGAAAAGATGTTGTGGTGGTAGGCGGAGGGGACTCTGCCGTGCTTGAAGCGGCGTACTTGGCTGGCATTGCACGTTCGGTAACACTCGTGGTGCGCAAAGATTATTTCCGTGCGAATGATAAAAAGAAACGCGATCAAGTTTTAGCATTGCCCAACGTTACGGTTTTATACAACACTCGTGTGACACAAGTTCATGGTGATGGTAAACACATGACGCATCTTTCACTTGAAAATGATACAGCAAAAACTAAGCGTCCGATGGATGGTTTGTTTTTAGCAATTGGTGCACGACCAAACACCGGCATAGTTGCCAACGCGCTCGAGCTTGATGCGCATGGTTACCTTGTGTTGAAAAATGGTCAAGCAACATCAGTTGATGGTGTGTTTGCTGCTGGCGATGTGTGTGATCCGGTTTACAAACAAGCAGTTACTTCTGCCGGTGGTGGCTGTGCAGCGGCATTGCAGGTACAAGCATTTTTAGACGATCTCGGTTTTAATGCACACATGCTTACACAGCCAAAAGTTGTGCCAAGCACGCCAGTAGATGTTGCGCCAAGCGCGCCACGCGCGGTGCCTGCACAAGCAGTTGATGCCGGTCCAGCCGTTGCGTTGTTAAACGATAATCAAGCGATTACGCAGTTTATACAACAACAATCCAAACCAATTATTATCGATTTGTCTGCCGAGTGGTGCATGCCGTGCAAACGCTTGGCACCAATTTTTGAAAAACTTGCTGGCAAGTATCGCAATGATATTTCATGCGCCAAAGTTGATATTAATAAAGTTGATGTGCAAGCATTAACCAATGCTGTTGGCGGAGAAGTGATTGACGGTGTGCCAACGCTGTTGTTTATTAAAGATGGCCAAGAGGTTGGGCGCTTGGTGGGCTTGCTGCCTGCTGATGAACTTGAAAAGAATTTTAAAATATTAGCAAGCAGTTGA
- a CDS encoding 2'-5' RNA ligase family protein, with protein sequence MRIKIVWSFIAVFFLASLHAVAVIKFDLAAGAVVTELQRRKPLLATAANQYLQAKHNEAAEAQTPKKKAWGHAPNYLQASNQAPHVTVIQFKNDVVLNEDNKKKINDILKEVLVAHQDALECETSNLKVLGQANRFITYEVLSASLTALEQKLREKLALSGFGVEEFKGFFEPHISVVRITQDNFEKTLGTWNTTTVGEVINQYVTSKNGSGDPLLLPLNFTLDKVVFADGGVVLAQHSIALLKLSKGLEALKTKLAELATQLSTL encoded by the coding sequence ATGCGTATAAAAATAGTATGGTCTTTTATTGCCGTATTTTTTTTAGCAAGTCTGCATGCGGTAGCAGTAATTAAATTTGATCTTGCTGCTGGTGCTGTGGTTACTGAGTTGCAGCGGCGTAAGCCCTTGTTGGCTACGGCGGCCAATCAATATCTTCAAGCAAAGCACAATGAGGCAGCTGAGGCCCAGACTCCTAAAAAAAAAGCATGGGGCCACGCTCCAAATTATTTGCAAGCAAGTAACCAAGCTCCACATGTTACCGTGATCCAATTCAAAAATGATGTGGTATTGAATGAGGATAACAAGAAAAAAATTAATGACATTCTCAAAGAGGTTTTGGTTGCTCATCAGGATGCACTTGAGTGCGAGACGAGTAATTTGAAGGTTTTGGGTCAGGCAAATAGATTTATAACCTATGAAGTTTTGTCAGCTTCGCTTACTGCTCTTGAGCAAAAACTGCGAGAAAAATTGGCGTTAAGTGGATTTGGGGTAGAGGAATTCAAAGGTTTTTTTGAGCCGCACATTTCTGTGGTTCGCATAACCCAAGATAACTTTGAAAAAACACTTGGTACATGGAATACAACGACTGTTGGTGAAGTAATAAATCAATATGTTACGAGCAAAAATGGTTCGGGAGATCCTCTCTTGCTGCCATTAAATTTTACCTTGGATAAGGTTGTTTTTGCTGATGGTGGTGTAGTACTTGCACAGCACTCAATTGCGCTACTTAAGTTATCTAAAGGTCTGGAAGCACTCAAAACCAAATTGGCAGAACTTGCAACGCAGTTAAGTACGCTTTAG
- a CDS encoding sulfite exporter TauE/SafE family protein, translating to MNVTDMVKVAVISMFMMASAGGAYVAAQKVHEQEASVRAESARTDSAPEEGAEVLPAPQASAAQETKSRSVIDILKQTADQKGSIFYLLILAFFAGLMTSFTPCVYPMIPITVSVLQMQSAVSLKRNFLSALVYVLGLSTVYASLGYFAATASVLFGNWVANPWVLLLIVIFFLYMAFSLFGFYELYVPRFFSVNTDVRPQGSLAKIFLFGMISGTFASPCITPALAVLLTIVAKLGSPVAGFLILFLFSIGMGIVLVLIGTFSGALALLPRSGEWMIEVKRVMGFGMLGACVYFLTPWFGDFGSSLGYGLILLTAGIYFVVSASRNRFKLIVGLLTSLGALAWLGYALKDFFVH from the coding sequence ATGAATGTAACAGATATGGTAAAGGTTGCCGTAATTTCGATGTTCATGATGGCCAGTGCTGGTGGCGCATATGTTGCTGCGCAAAAAGTTCATGAGCAAGAAGCAAGCGTGCGTGCGGAAAGTGCACGCACGGATAGCGCGCCAGAAGAGGGTGCCGAGGTGCTGCCGGCTCCTCAAGCATCAGCAGCACAAGAAACAAAATCGCGCAGCGTAATTGATATACTTAAGCAAACAGCCGACCAAAAAGGTTCAATTTTTTACTTGTTAATTTTGGCATTTTTCGCCGGTCTCATGACCAGCTTCACGCCGTGCGTGTACCCAATGATTCCCATCACGGTCAGTGTTTTGCAAATGCAGTCGGCGGTGAGCTTGAAGCGTAATTTTTTGTCGGCGCTGGTGTATGTTCTTGGCCTTTCAACGGTGTATGCATCGTTGGGTTATTTTGCTGCCACGGCCTCGGTGCTCTTTGGCAACTGGGTTGCCAACCCGTGGGTTTTGCTGTTGATTGTTATCTTCTTTTTGTACATGGCCTTTTCACTCTTTGGTTTTTATGAACTGTACGTACCGCGTTTTTTTTCAGTAAATACTGACGTGCGACCGCAGGGTTCTTTGGCCAAGATTTTTTTGTTTGGCATGATCTCGGGCACGTTTGCTTCGCCGTGCATAACGCCGGCACTGGCTGTGTTGTTAACAATTGTGGCAAAGCTTGGCAGTCCGGTTGCTGGTTTTTTAATTCTGTTTTTATTTTCAATTGGCATGGGTATTGTTTTAGTTTTGATTGGCACGTTTTCTGGTGCGTTGGCGCTGTTACCACGTTCCGGTGAATGGATGATTGAAGTTAAACGCGTGATGGGTTTTGGCATGCTGGGCGCGTGTGTTTACTTTTTAACGCCATGGTTTGGTGATTTTGGTTCTTCCCTTGGCTACGGTTTAATTTTACTTACCGCCGGTATTTACTTTGTGGTGAGTGCGAGCCGCAATCGCTTTAAGCTGATTGTTGGTTTGCTGACAAGCTTGGGTGCGCTTGCTTGGCTTGGTTATGCGCTCAAAGATTTTTTTGTCCACTAG